In a single window of the Platichthys flesus chromosome 5, fPlaFle2.1, whole genome shotgun sequence genome:
- the LOC133953342 gene encoding zinc finger protein 316-like isoform X2, with protein MMADCVGFQAQIASIIEILANSAVAEICKLVDDGFAALRSKMEQERDKSEKENDALRQKLRYMDVKMRSYQRKMRRRIQREEVRPPEGPDDHQPLVSLHPSSEEKSFHHISEQGETKVMALVKQEKVERDNCNLDLKVEVNIRAESGLSNALEPNEEILHVDLTCQPRAKGKAIEVLGNSLAGSSGGLLGPEAVRRELGVSLTDGPLKTEIQTDDCMEEGLHLSQLSAPVASDEPSPDRLHSLGLDLVWMQERVSHLGAAYAVAQLGLGNTETGHPSASFPSQGGGDILDCPPTMLFTGGAHEMAAFAASFDMAAAATTAAAVVTAPAPPPPPSAPSAITTSQRRPYKSRVTSSKEPVSCAFCGRLFPSAAALELHQRVHTGDRPYTCPHCGKGFAQPNNLRVHLLIHTGERRYRCTLCGKSFISSSHLKRHRTVHTQEKPYSCSRCGQSFSQMCSVRRHRQQSQCGL; from the exons ATGATGGCGGACTGTGTCGGCTTTCAGGCGCAGATTGCCTCGATCATAGAGATACTGGCCAACTCTGCGGTGGCGGAGATCTGTAAACTGGTGGACGATGGCTTCGCGGCGCTGCGTTCCAAAATGGAGCAGGAACGCGACAAGAGCGAGAAGGAGAACGACGCGCTGCGGCAAAAGCTGCGATACATGGACGTGAAAATGAGGAGCTatcagaggaagatgaggaggcgAATTCAGCGGGAGGAGGTCAGGCCACCCGAAG gACCTGATGACCATCAGCCTCTGGtgtctcttcatccctcctcaGAAGAAAAATCCTTTCATCACATTTCAGAG CAGGGTGAAACCAAGGTGATGGCTCTGGTGAAGCAGGAGAAAGTGGAAAGAGACAACTGCAACCTGGACCTCAAGGTGGAGGTGAACATAAGGGCAGAGAGTGGCCTATCAAATG CTCTGGAGCCCAATGAAGAGATCCTCCATG TGGATCTGACCTGCCAACCACGAGCCAAAGGTAAAGCCATCGAGGTCCTGGGAAACAGTTTGGCAGGCAGCAGTGGGGGCCTCCTGGGTCCTGAAGCTGTTCGCAGGGAACTTGGAGTGAGCCTTACAGATGGTCCTCTGAAAACAGAGATCCAGACAGATGATTGCATGGAAGAAGGACTTCATCTCTCTCAGCTGTCAGCCCCTGTAGCATCAGATGAGCCCAGCCCCGACCGCCTCCACAGCCTGGGCCTTGACCTGGTCTGGATGCAGGAGAGGGTCAGCCATCTTGGTGCAGCTTATGCGGTAGCACAGTTGGGTTTGGGTAACACAGAAACTGGACACCCCTCTGCCTCCTTTCCCTCACAGGGAGGTGGAGACATTTTAGATTGCCCTCCAACTATGCTTTTCACAGGTGGAGCTCATGAAATGGCTGCCTTTGCTGCTTCTTTTGACATGGCAGCTGCGGCCACCACTGCTGCCGCTGTTGTCACTGCACCagctccaccccctcccccttcagctccttctgccATAACGACCAGCCAGAGGCGGCCTTATAAGAGCAGAGTTACCTCTTCAAAAGAGCCTGTGTCTTGTGCATTTTGTGGTCGTCTTTTCCCAAGTGCAGCTGCCCTGGAGCTGCACCAGCGGGTGCACACAGGGGACAGACCCTACACTTGCCCCCACTGTGGAAAGGGCTTCGCCCAGCCCAACAACCTGCGGGTCCACCTCCTCATCCACACCGGGGAGAGGCGTTATCGATGCACACTTTGCGGGAAGAGTTTCATCTCATCCAGCCACCTGAAGAGGCACCGCACAGTCCACACGCAGGAGAAGCCCTACAGCTGCTCGCGCTGTGGACAGTCCTTCAGCCAGATGTGTAGTGTTCGCAGACACCGGCAGCAGTCCCAGTGTGGACTGTAG
- the LOC133953342 gene encoding zinc finger protein 316-like isoform X1 produces MMADCVGFQAQIASIIEILANSAVAEICKLVDDGFAALRSKMEQERDKSEKENDALRQKLRYMDVKMRSYQRKMRRRIQREEVRPPEGPDDHQPLVSLHPSSEEKSFHHISEQGETKVMALVKQEKVERDNCNLDLKVEVNIRAESGLSNALEPNEEILHGNVSDTSVFTPSTPSTNQPSSSPTDSTVDLTCQPRAKGKAIEVLGNSLAGSSGGLLGPEAVRRELGVSLTDGPLKTEIQTDDCMEEGLHLSQLSAPVASDEPSPDRLHSLGLDLVWMQERVSHLGAAYAVAQLGLGNTETGHPSASFPSQGGGDILDCPPTMLFTGGAHEMAAFAASFDMAAAATTAAAVVTAPAPPPPPSAPSAITTSQRRPYKSRVTSSKEPVSCAFCGRLFPSAAALELHQRVHTGDRPYTCPHCGKGFAQPNNLRVHLLIHTGERRYRCTLCGKSFISSSHLKRHRTVHTQEKPYSCSRCGQSFSQMCSVRRHRQQSQCGL; encoded by the exons ATGATGGCGGACTGTGTCGGCTTTCAGGCGCAGATTGCCTCGATCATAGAGATACTGGCCAACTCTGCGGTGGCGGAGATCTGTAAACTGGTGGACGATGGCTTCGCGGCGCTGCGTTCCAAAATGGAGCAGGAACGCGACAAGAGCGAGAAGGAGAACGACGCGCTGCGGCAAAAGCTGCGATACATGGACGTGAAAATGAGGAGCTatcagaggaagatgaggaggcgAATTCAGCGGGAGGAGGTCAGGCCACCCGAAG gACCTGATGACCATCAGCCTCTGGtgtctcttcatccctcctcaGAAGAAAAATCCTTTCATCACATTTCAGAG CAGGGTGAAACCAAGGTGATGGCTCTGGTGAAGCAGGAGAAAGTGGAAAGAGACAACTGCAACCTGGACCTCAAGGTGGAGGTGAACATAAGGGCAGAGAGTGGCCTATCAAATG CTCTGGAGCCCAATGAAGAGATCCTCCATGGTAATGTTAGTGACACAAGTGTCTTCACCCCTTCTACCCCCTCCACCAACcaaccctcttcctctcctacTGACTCCACAGTGGATCTGACCTGCCAACCACGAGCCAAAGGTAAAGCCATCGAGGTCCTGGGAAACAGTTTGGCAGGCAGCAGTGGGGGCCTCCTGGGTCCTGAAGCTGTTCGCAGGGAACTTGGAGTGAGCCTTACAGATGGTCCTCTGAAAACAGAGATCCAGACAGATGATTGCATGGAAGAAGGACTTCATCTCTCTCAGCTGTCAGCCCCTGTAGCATCAGATGAGCCCAGCCCCGACCGCCTCCACAGCCTGGGCCTTGACCTGGTCTGGATGCAGGAGAGGGTCAGCCATCTTGGTGCAGCTTATGCGGTAGCACAGTTGGGTTTGGGTAACACAGAAACTGGACACCCCTCTGCCTCCTTTCCCTCACAGGGAGGTGGAGACATTTTAGATTGCCCTCCAACTATGCTTTTCACAGGTGGAGCTCATGAAATGGCTGCCTTTGCTGCTTCTTTTGACATGGCAGCTGCGGCCACCACTGCTGCCGCTGTTGTCACTGCACCagctccaccccctcccccttcagctccttctgccATAACGACCAGCCAGAGGCGGCCTTATAAGAGCAGAGTTACCTCTTCAAAAGAGCCTGTGTCTTGTGCATTTTGTGGTCGTCTTTTCCCAAGTGCAGCTGCCCTGGAGCTGCACCAGCGGGTGCACACAGGGGACAGACCCTACACTTGCCCCCACTGTGGAAAGGGCTTCGCCCAGCCCAACAACCTGCGGGTCCACCTCCTCATCCACACCGGGGAGAGGCGTTATCGATGCACACTTTGCGGGAAGAGTTTCATCTCATCCAGCCACCTGAAGAGGCACCGCACAGTCCACACGCAGGAGAAGCCCTACAGCTGCTCGCGCTGTGGACAGTCCTTCAGCCAGATGTGTAGTGTTCGCAGACACCGGCAGCAGTCCCAGTGTGGACTGTAG